Proteins encoded by one window of Yersinia massiliensis:
- the astA gene encoding arginine N-succinyltransferase has protein sequence MMIIRPVERRDLADIYELAGKTGVGMTSLPQNEPHLAARIERAINTWQGSLTAGDQGYLFVLEDSEREKVVGVSAIEVAVGMNDPWYNFRVGTLVHASKTLNVYKSVPTLFLSNDHTGYSELCTLFLDPDYRINKNGPFLSKVRFLFIAAFRQYFSRKVIAEMRGYTDEQGRSPFWENVGRHFFSIEFAKADYLSGTGQKAFIAELMPKHPLYVDFLAEEARAVIGQVHPHTAPARAVLETEGLQYQGYVDIFDGGPTLEANIDEIRAIRDSSLRKVVIDDIDIDPNGTAYLVANENYHHFRSILIHTHLSDESLHLSTQNASALGVTNGDSVRIISLFAPETKK, from the coding sequence ATGATGATCATTCGCCCGGTAGAACGCCGTGATCTCGCTGATATCTATGAATTAGCTGGAAAGACCGGTGTTGGCATGACTTCACTGCCGCAAAATGAGCCACACCTCGCCGCGCGGATTGAGCGTGCGATAAATACTTGGCAAGGTTCTTTGACGGCAGGTGATCAGGGTTATTTGTTCGTTCTGGAGGACAGCGAGCGGGAAAAAGTCGTTGGTGTGAGTGCCATCGAGGTCGCGGTTGGGATGAATGATCCTTGGTACAACTTCCGTGTGGGGACGTTGGTACACGCCTCCAAAACACTCAATGTCTACAAATCTGTCCCAACGCTGTTTTTAAGTAATGACCACACGGGTTATAGCGAACTATGCACACTGTTCCTCGATCCTGATTACCGCATCAACAAAAACGGTCCTTTCTTATCAAAAGTGCGCTTCCTGTTTATTGCTGCTTTTCGCCAGTATTTTTCGCGAAAAGTCATTGCTGAAATGCGGGGCTACACGGATGAACAAGGGCGTTCACCATTTTGGGAGAATGTGGGCCGCCATTTCTTCTCAATTGAGTTCGCTAAAGCGGATTATCTCAGTGGCACCGGCCAAAAAGCATTCATTGCAGAGTTGATGCCTAAACACCCGCTGTATGTGGATTTTTTGGCGGAAGAAGCGCGAGCGGTCATCGGGCAAGTACATCCGCATACGGCACCTGCAAGGGCCGTACTAGAGACCGAAGGGCTACAATATCAAGGTTACGTTGATATCTTTGATGGCGGCCCGACGCTCGAAGCGAACATTGATGAAATCCGCGCGATACGCGACAGTAGCCTACGCAAAGTGGTGATTGATGACATTGATATCGATCCAAATGGCACGGCTTATTTGGTGGCAAATGAAAACTATCATCATTTTCGCTCAATTTTGATTCACACCCATTTATCAGATGAATCACTGCATTTAAGTACTCAGAATGCGTCTGCATTGGGTGTGACTAACGGCGATTCGGTTCGGATAATCAGCCTCTTTGCTCCGGAGACAAAAAAATGA
- a CDS encoding pectate lyase family protein — MHQSFTLRRTVISSALAMIISASFIYSSGVAARDLGRNILANGDGWGSFGPGVSGGSAADQSHIFVVSTWQEFRDALGGTSAHNQSTPRIIYVKGTINAMDKDGTVLTCDDIANKIVVPDTGKVFSMADFIAHFNPEGAWGMVTPSGPLEVARIEAAESQTQQIRQRFGSNVTLIGVGKDAHIIGAHLLARDVSNIIIRNLRISDAYDCFPEWDPTDGSAGNWNSLYDNLSIWTTQHIWVDHVTLDDGEHPRQSLPKVFGRVFQVHDGLMDVTHSSNYVTASYNIFDDHDKVNLIGSSDSRLEDRDKLKVTMHHNHWRNPGQRAPRVRFGQVDVYNNYAEVLAAQDFTSLWGVGFESAIYAEKNAIDLADNIPASKIIKRYLGHHILTKDNLVNGTPTDLLAVYNASVSAADQLTDNVGWVPTLRLHVNDVSDVKAIVTSQAGAGILDSTLP, encoded by the coding sequence ATGCATCAATCCTTTACTCTGCGGCGAACAGTCATTTCTAGCGCACTGGCCATGATTATTTCCGCCAGTTTCATCTATTCCTCCGGCGTGGCAGCACGTGACTTAGGTAGGAATATATTAGCGAATGGCGATGGATGGGGGTCATTTGGCCCAGGCGTATCAGGCGGAAGTGCAGCCGATCAGAGCCATATCTTTGTGGTCAGTACTTGGCAAGAGTTCCGCGATGCGCTCGGCGGAACGAGTGCTCATAATCAAAGCACCCCACGTATCATCTATGTTAAAGGCACGATTAATGCGATGGATAAAGATGGCACGGTGCTGACCTGTGATGACATCGCTAATAAGATTGTTGTACCCGACACCGGCAAAGTGTTCAGCATGGCCGATTTTATCGCACATTTTAACCCTGAAGGGGCGTGGGGCATGGTGACCCCTTCCGGTCCACTTGAAGTGGCGCGTATTGAAGCGGCCGAATCGCAAACTCAGCAGATACGACAACGCTTTGGCTCTAATGTCACTCTGATCGGCGTAGGTAAGGATGCGCATATTATTGGTGCTCACCTGCTAGCAAGAGATGTCTCGAATATCATTATTCGTAACCTACGGATCTCTGATGCTTACGACTGTTTCCCTGAATGGGACCCCACCGATGGCAGTGCGGGTAACTGGAATAGTCTGTACGATAATTTGTCGATATGGACGACTCAACACATTTGGGTTGATCACGTCACGCTGGATGATGGTGAGCATCCGCGCCAATCATTGCCGAAGGTCTTTGGCAGGGTATTTCAGGTACATGACGGGTTGATGGATGTCACCCATAGCAGTAACTATGTGACCGCATCTTACAATATCTTTGACGATCACGATAAAGTGAACCTGATAGGTTCCTCCGACTCTCGCCTAGAAGATAGAGATAAACTCAAAGTCACAATGCATCACAACCACTGGCGAAACCCAGGCCAACGCGCACCACGCGTCCGCTTTGGGCAAGTGGATGTCTACAATAATTATGCTGAAGTTCTGGCTGCACAAGACTTTACCAGCTTGTGGGGGGTAGGGTTTGAATCGGCCATCTATGCGGAAAAAAATGCCATTGACTTGGCAGATAACATCCCGGCCAGCAAAATCATTAAACGCTATTTAGGCCATCATATTCTCACCAAAGACAACCTTGTTAATGGTACGCCAACCGACCTATTGGCCGTTTACAATGCTTCGGTTTCGGCTGCCGATCAACTGACGGATAACGTCGGTTGGGTGCCGACACTGCGGTTACACGTTAATGACGTTAGCGATGTCAAAGCAATCGTCACGAGCCAAGCAGGGGCCGGTATTCTCGACAGCACCCTCCCCTGA
- a CDS encoding aspartate aminotransferase family protein yields the protein MEQPIPVTRQSFDEWIVPTYAPADFIIVRGEGATLWDQQGKSYIDFAGGIAVNALGHGHPAVKAALIEQADKVWHLGNGYTNEPVLRLAKQLIDATFAEKVFFCNSGAEANEAALKLARKYALDNFANKPGQQGEKNQIVAFRNAFHGRTLFTVSAGGQPKYSQDFAPLPGGISHGIFNDLASAESLINDQTCAVIVEPIQGEGGVLPADREFLHGLRALCDRHNALLIFDEVQTGVGRTGELYAYMHYGVTPDVLTSAKALGGGFPIAAMLTTTKYASALNVGSHGTTYGGNPLACAVAGTVLSLINTPEVLAGVKERHQWFLNGLAEINARHKVFAEIRGRGLLIGCVLNSDYAGKSKDIIQAAAQHGLIALIAGPDVVRFAPSLIISQQDINAGLARLALGIEQVCRKAKS from the coding sequence ATGGAACAGCCAATCCCGGTTACCCGACAGTCTTTTGATGAATGGATAGTCCCAACTTATGCGCCAGCGGATTTTATTATCGTGCGGGGTGAAGGGGCGACGCTGTGGGATCAACAGGGCAAATCTTATATCGACTTTGCGGGTGGTATTGCCGTTAACGCCTTGGGGCATGGGCATCCAGCGGTCAAGGCTGCATTGATTGAACAAGCGGATAAAGTGTGGCATCTGGGCAACGGTTATACCAACGAGCCCGTGTTGCGCTTGGCGAAGCAACTGATTGATGCCACGTTTGCGGAAAAAGTTTTCTTCTGTAACTCCGGCGCCGAAGCTAATGAGGCAGCACTGAAACTAGCACGTAAATATGCGCTGGATAATTTTGCCAATAAGCCAGGGCAGCAGGGCGAAAAAAACCAGATTGTGGCGTTCAGAAATGCATTTCACGGCCGTACGCTGTTTACCGTTTCGGCGGGTGGGCAGCCGAAATACTCGCAGGATTTTGCGCCGCTACCCGGTGGGATCAGCCACGGTATCTTCAACGATTTGGCATCCGCAGAGTCACTGATTAATGACCAAACCTGCGCCGTGATCGTCGAACCGATTCAAGGTGAAGGTGGTGTCCTGCCTGCGGACAGAGAATTTCTGCACGGTTTACGCGCGCTCTGTGATCGCCATAACGCATTACTGATTTTCGATGAAGTGCAGACGGGTGTGGGTCGTACCGGTGAGCTCTATGCCTATATGCACTACGGCGTCACGCCAGATGTTTTGACCAGTGCCAAAGCGTTGGGCGGCGGTTTCCCCATTGCGGCAATGTTAACCACCACAAAATATGCTAGCGCACTGAACGTGGGGAGCCATGGGACAACTTACGGCGGTAATCCTCTGGCTTGCGCTGTTGCGGGGACGGTTTTATCGCTGATCAATACCCCTGAAGTGCTCGCTGGTGTGAAAGAAAGGCATCAGTGGTTCCTGAATGGGTTGGCTGAAATCAATGCTCGCCACAAAGTCTTCGCGGAAATACGCGGACGCGGCCTGCTGATTGGTTGTGTCCTCAATAGTGATTATGCCGGTAAATCCAAAGACATTATTCAGGCGGCTGCTCAACATGGATTGATTGCGCTTATCGCAGGGCCAGACGTGGTGCGTTTTGCGCCGTCATTGATTATCTCTCAGCAGGATATTAATGCAGGTCTAGCCCGACTCGCTTTAGGCATTGAACAGGTTTGTCGAAAGGCTAAATCGTAA